The following proteins come from a genomic window of Paramisgurnus dabryanus chromosome 19, PD_genome_1.1, whole genome shotgun sequence:
- the sem1 gene encoding 26S proteasome complex subunit SEM1, which yields MTEKKPTVDLGLLEEDDEFEEFPAEDWTGLDEDEDAHVWEDNWDDDNVEDDFSNQLRAELEKHGYKMETS from the exons ATGACAGAGAAGAAACCAACAGTAGATTTGGGTTTGTTGGAGGAGGATGATGAATTTGAAGAATTTCCCGCCGAGG ACTGGACAGGCTTGGATGAAGATGAGGATGCACATGTTTGGGAAGATAACTGGGATGATGACAACGTAGAGGATGACTTTTCAAATCAGCTAAG AGCGGAGCTTGAAAAACACGGATACAAGATGGAAACCTCGTAA